A stretch of Vigna angularis cultivar LongXiaoDou No.4 chromosome 4, ASM1680809v1, whole genome shotgun sequence DNA encodes these proteins:
- the LOC108331993 gene encoding KH domain-containing protein HEN4: MASSKRPNVEPNGKGKRQKSSGGFSSLDVSPGTAVFRLLCPVSRIGSVIGKGGAIISQIRQESGVKVKIEEAIPGCDERVITISGSDKEAEEVHAEQVREVNNDNAGIEGKGDEEERDGGDGAGDDNEEKEDKSSVLVEDSPSEKGNSAIRKAISLVFERMVEGVEEMSEGDEESNKSSTLVFRLLILTTQVGCLLGKGGSVIKRMAAESGAHIRILPKVKLPACASASDEIVQISGGVDVVRKALQSVSHQLLENPPRDHELSANFNGSSHSSGQFAPHSRSFGGQPFGAAHDISIFHSGPPLMSKFHEAAIHGRTRPMQEMLTFRLLCPVERAGNVIGKGGTIIKTLQQETVSDIKIVESPPDSEDCVIVISGPAHPEDRVSPVQEAVFRVQTRIAKPMPDAKEHTMLARFLVSSNQIGCLLGKGGSIITEMRKKSGAHIRILGKDKVPKCASEDEEVIQVNGEIEAVHDALMQITTRLKHHFFRDSHPSVNYPSNSPFVDQLPPFPPYLGRRGLSPPGMYSDLGPPPYAGFPHDDRPPFLNNIHRPGIPPHISERKHWGPQGVLEGGSRIGLPDFPGGPPRRISGFAGGSQPIITSTTVEVVVPRALVPVIYGEDGECLKQILQISDANITITDPKPGAVETKIIISGTPEQTHAAQSLIQAFVMSERESG, translated from the exons ATGGCGTCTTCTAAGAGGCCGAATGTAGAGCCTAACGGGAAAGGGAAACGCCAAAAATCTTCCGGTGGTTTTTCGTCGTTGGATGTTTCTCCAGGGACTGCGGTTTTCCGTTTGCTCTGTCCCGTTTCAAGAATTGGCAGTGTTATTGGAAAAGGTGGTGCCATCATTTCACAAATTCGCCAAGAAAGTGGTGTGAAGGTTAAGATTGAGGAAGCTATACCTGGGTGTGATGAAAGGGTTATCACTATCTCAGGTTCTGATAAAGAAGCGGAAGAAGTTCATGCAGAGCAGGTAAGGGAGGTTAACAATGATAATGCTGGAATCGAGGGGAAAGGGGATGAAGAGGAGAGGGATGGTGGTGATGGTGCTGGTGATGATaatgaagaaaaggaagatAAAAGTTCGGTTCTCGTTGAAGATTCTCCCAGTGAAAAAGGGAATTCCGCCATTCGGAAGGCTATATCATTAGTTTTTGAGAGAATGGTTGAGGGAGTAGAGGAGATGAGTGAAGGGGATGAAGAAAGTAATAAATCTTCTACCCTTGTTTTTAGGTTACTTATTCTTACTACTCAAGTTGGATGCCTTCTGGGAAAGGGTGGTAGTGTGATTAAGAGAATGGCAGCTGAAAGTGGTGCACATATTCGGATCCTTCCTAAAGTCAAACTTCCAGCGTGTGCATCAGCTTCTGATGAGATAGTTCAG ATCTCAGGAGGAGTAGATGTTGTCAGGAAAGCTCTTCAATCTGTTTCTCATCAACTATTGGAAAATCCACCACGGGATCATGAATTGTCAGCTAATTTTAACGGGTCTTCTCATTCATCTGGACAATTCGCACCTCACAGCCGTTCTTTTGGCGGTCAACCTTTTGGTGCTGCCCAtgatatttctatttttcattctGGCCCTCCATTGATGTCCAAGTTTCATGAAGCTGCCATTCACGGTCGCACGAGACCTATGCAGGAAATGCTTACTTTTCGTTTATTGTGTCCTGTGGAAAGGGCAGGAAATGTAATTGGTAAAGGTGGAACAATCATAAAGACACTTCAGCAAGAGACAGTAAGTGATATCAAGATTGTAGAAAGTCCTCCAGATTCAGAGGATTGTGTTATTGTTATATCTGGTCCAGCG CACCCAGAAGATAGAGTATCCCCTGTGCAAGAAGCTGTATTTCGTGTGCAAACTAGAATAGCCAAGCCTATGCCTGATGCCAAAGAACATACAATGTTAGCAAGGTTTCTTGTTTCTTCCAATCAAATAGGTTGTCTCCTTGGCAAGGGTGGTTCCATCATAACTGAAATGAGGAAGAAATCAGGGGCCCATATCCGTATATTAGGAAAGGATAAGGTTCCAAAGTGTGcttcagaagatgaagaagtaatTCAG GTAAACGGAGAAATTGAGGCAGTGCATGATGCTCTTATGCAAATAACTACTAGATTAAAGCATCATTTCTTCCGTGATTCACATCCATCTGTCAATTATCCTTCAAATTCTCCATTTGTGGATCAACTTCCTCCATTCCCACCTTATTTAGGAAGACGGGGACTGTCACCTCCTGGGATGTATTCTGACCTTGGTCCTCCACCTTATGCGGGTTTTCCTCATGATGACCGTCCTCCATTTTTGAATAACATACACAGACCAGGCATTCCTCCTCACATATCTGAAAGGAAGCATTGGGGTCCTCAG gGGGTACTTGAAGGTGGCTCACGCATTGGCTTGCCAGACTTTCCAGGAGGTCCTCCTAGAAGAATTTCAGGATTTGCAGG GGGTAGCCAACCAATTATCACAAGTACCACTGTTGAAGTTGTTGTTCCTCGAGCACTGGTGCCTGTAATATATGGGGAAGATGGTGAATGCCTGAAACAAATACTTCAG ATCTCTGATGCAAATATTACTATAACTGATCCAAAACCCGGAGCTGtggaaactaaaattataatatctgGAACCCCTGAGCAAACTCATGCAGCCCAAAGTCTTATTCAGGCATTTGTCATGAGTGAGAGGGAGTCTGGTTGA